In Gossypium hirsutum isolate 1008001.06 chromosome D06, Gossypium_hirsutum_v2.1, whole genome shotgun sequence, one genomic interval encodes:
- the LOC107900603 gene encoding aldehyde dehydrogenase family 7 member B4 encodes MGFSRKEYEFLSEIGLSSGNLGCFVNGTWKGSGPVVSTLNPAHNQKIAEVSEASIQDYEEGMQACSEAAKIWMQVPAPKRGDIVRQIGDALRSKLQQLGRLVSLEMGKILPEGIGEVQEIIDMCDFAVGLSRQLNGSVIPSERPNHMMLEMWNPLGIVGVITAFNFPCAVLGWNACIALVCGNCVVWKGAPTTPLVTIATTKLVAEVLEKNNLPGAIFTSFCGGAEIGEAIAKDRRINLVSFTGSSKVGVKVQQTVNERFGKCLLELSGNNAIIVMDDADIKLAVRSVLFAAVGTAGQRCTTCRRLLLHESIYRTVVDQLLDVYKQVKIGDPLEKGTLLGPLHTSSSRKNFEKGIEIIKSQGGKILTGGGIIESEGNFVQPTIVEISPDANVVKEELFAPVLYVMKFKTLKEAIEINNSVPQGLSSSIFTSKPEFIFKWIGPQGSDAGIVNVNIPTNGAEIGGAFGGEKATGGGREAGSDSWKQYMRRSTCTINYGSELPLAQGINFG; translated from the exons ATGGGTTTTTCAAGGAAAGAGTACGAGTTCTTGAGCGAGATCGGATTGAGTTCTGGCAATTTGGGATGTTTTGTGAATGGCACCTGGAAAGGAAGTGGCCCTGTGGTTTCTACTCTTAATCCTGCCCATAATCAG AAAATTGCCGAAGTTAGTGAGGCTTCCATCCAAGACTATGAGGAAGGGATGCAAGCTTGCAGTGAAGCAGCAAAGATTTGGATGCAG GTTCCAGCCCCTAAGAGAGGTGACATAGTTCGACAAATAGGTGATGCATTGAGATCCAAACTACAGCAGCTTGGCCGCCTTGTTTCTCTTGAGATGGGAAAAATTCTTCCCGAAGGAATTGGGGAAGTTCAA GAAATCATTGACATGTGTGACTTTGCTGTGGGTTTAAGCAGGCAATTGAATGGGTCTGTAATACCTTCAGAAC GTCCAAATCATATGATGTTGGAG ATGTGGAATCCCCTTGGAATTGTTGGTGTAATTACGGCATTTAATTTCCCATGTGCTGTTCTTG GATGGAATGCCTGCATTGCACTGGTGTGTGGAAACTGTGTTGTTTG GAAAGGTGCTCCAACCACTCCTCTGGTTACAATAGCAACAACAAAATTAGTGGCTGAAGTTTTGGAAAAGAATAACTTACCTGGTGCAATTTTCACATCATTTTGTGGCGGTGCTGAAATTGGGGAAGCAATTGCAAAAGATCGACGCATTAATCTAGTTTCATTTACAGGGAGTTCGAAG GTGGGTGTAAAAGTACAACAAACAGTAAATGAGAGGTTTGGTAAATGCTTGCTTGAACTAAGTGGAAACAATGCAATAATTGTCATGGATGATGCTGACATAAAATTAGCTGTTCGGTCTGTACTATTTGCTGCTGTTGGTACTGCTGGTCAGCGCTGTACCACATGTCGTAGACTG CTTCTTCATGAAAGTATATATCGGACTGTAGTTGACCAGCTACTTGATGTGTACAAACAAGTTAAGATAGGGGACCCATTAGAAAAGGGTACCTTGCTTGGGCCATTGCACACTTCTTCTTCAAGGAAGAACTTTGAGAAAGGAATAGAGATAATTAAGTCACAG GGGGGAAAGATTCTTACTGGTGGCGGTATAATAGAGTCTGAGGGGAACTTTGTGCAGCCCACAATTGTTGAGATTTCTCCAGATGCCAATGTTGTTAAAGAAGAGCTGTTTGCACCAGTTCTTTATGTCATGAAATTTAAG ACTTTGAAAGAAGCAATTGAAATAAACAACTCTGTTCCTCAAGGATTGAGCAGTTCCATCTTCACTAGTAAACCTGAATTCATTTTCAAATGGATTGG GCCACAAGGAAGTGACGCTGGTATTGTCAATGTGAACATACCAACCAATGGGGCTGAAATAGGTGGTGCTTTTGGTGGTGAAAAGGCCACAGGAGGAGGCCGTGAAGCTGGCAGTGATTCTTGGAAACAATACATGCGACGGTCAACCTG CACAATAAACTACGGGAGTGAGTTACCGCTGGCACAAGGAATCAATTTCGGCTAG